The following are from one region of the Vitis riparia cultivar Riparia Gloire de Montpellier isolate 1030 chromosome 9, EGFV_Vit.rip_1.0, whole genome shotgun sequence genome:
- the LOC117922057 gene encoding uncharacterized protein LOC117922057 isoform X1, with protein MDSIVFAALEEICSQGANGLALQSLWPNLHAALSSAGLDLSSGVKAAIWANLLKTPGLEFQSRNVSHNADDPAIQWVEQCEKLNLKIVAAEHLRDSFVGLYDAKASAVTGISAVQRRVLERLAIARTNGITQSQLCKEFGIKANNMFYVLRNLECRGLIVRQSSIVRTKEACSKGESKNSSIVSTNLIHLYRYGKHLGSQQKLEITKEDKLLDCLGNGDERGAAGDGGTRGCGEEMLIKDYLPAMKAICDKLEEANGKVLVVRDIKQDLGYQGYHGHKSWRNICSRLKDAGLVEEFDAEVNKKVVSCLRLLKKFSPKCFEPKTQGSGLDDPDAEQLVKSGKRGQITDQLVELPMEHQIYDMIDAEGPKGLTVIEVCQRLGINSKANYNRFLNMFSRFGMHLQAESHKRGMAYRVWTAGNFNPASSNAFPDKSENIFNENGVSNPHVVGYMDLHQKSAQTIQELDPSALKTDSTTHGKTKNREIEPEPSQIFPGDGECNQMLFCPSNPQEFNHEKKDPVPDVEADLESKAIEANDALPETSPLALSKPQGPQQGSRRRHLALTAISAQKEQRILEWLQKDKFLLRAEIQKWLESIGKEKDRMMDRKTVARTLNKLQQEGHCKCIQVSVPIVTNCGRTCTKEVILHPSVQSLPPEILGQIHDRMRSFDKQVRGQAMSRLNTNGTVPVLNDVQRTQNNVGSDVQAIRSEAMRANGFILAKMVRAKLLHNFLWAYLCSLPGWDDALSSGKNGYDLKHPHSSCKLLALDDAIKAMPLELFLQVVGSAQKFDDMIEKCKSGLCLSDLPVQEYKCLMDTQATGRLSWIIDILRRLKLIRLVSGHLEDGAEVQRATLKHALELKPYIEEPSLVTPSLCSSFLDLRPKIRHDFILSSREAVDVYWKTLEYCYAAADPAAALHSFPGSAVHEVFLSRSWSSFRVMTADQRARLLKRIVMENPDKKLSFKDCEKIAKDLSLTLEQVLRVYYDKRQHRLNRFQGLLNGEGNDSEPLKSKSSSSRKRKRPSEARSSKHMKFKMAAGELGKQRLAKLSDTVNQFTEESDLVITSSGEHDINLPAYQGDDDQGTVEELGPEEEQEDCSSVSQFAFTRMKPTRQRRFLWTEKADRQLVMQYVRHRAALGAKFHRIDWSSLPDLPGPPGPCGKRMASLNTNIKFRKAVMRLCNMLSQRYANHLEKTPNKLLNLDDCRQVRGSLAGLNKNLSVGVEHAEASNSEGERWDDFEDKNIKIALDEVIQCKWMSKVESLKQVRTLSEEWSNLNMDAEGNDPHKTKLVSTPGEDVQTHRGRQCGTSGRRSSRRCLPRKFIKILNERISVTRRAHESLAVSNAVELFKLVFLSTSTAPEVPNLLAETLRRYSEHDLISAFNYLREKKIMVGGNGSDPFVLSQQFLQSVSSSPFPTDTGRRAAKFASWLHEREKDLTEEGINLSQDLQCGDIFHLFALVSLGELCLSPRLPDEGVGEAEDSRTSKRKTDSNESSNVNMIKKLKTSLVTEGEIVSRREKGFPGIMVSVSRATMSRTNVVDLFKDGKICTGAHDFEENDQLHVTTDKKIDSSSSHCDDIKEILNFGSIATITEVPSNSPWEAMTAYAQHLISIPPDQGQAGPLSQNLFRTVYSAIKKAGDQGLSMEEISEVMKNMQGQEVPELIVEVLLAFGRVVKVNAYESIHVVDAFYRSKYFLTSPAGFSEDQLSPSKKPLRSSGLQPECRVLDDDNAHTERSIEMDDVHKVTILNIPEELSQSSSEIQLSNKLGSCMEDKDVSVGGDNEDQTLEYSSADSHSCSPMLPWINGDGSINRIVYKGLTRRVLGTVMQNPGMLEDDIIRQMDIVNPQSCRKLLELLILDNHLTVRKMHQTTSCSPPTFLGGLLGSSFTKPKSIFREHYFANPLSASSL; from the exons ATGGACTCCATAGTGTTCGCAGCTCTCGAAGAGATCTGCTCCCAAGGCGCGAATGGCCTCGCTCTCCAGTCTCTGTGGCCGAATCTCCACGCCGCTCTCTCCTCCGCCGGACTCGACCTCTCGTCCGGCGTCAAGGCAGCAATTTGGGCTAACCTCTTGAAAACTCCGGGCCTTGAGTTCCAGTCGCGGAATGTCTCTCATAATGCCGATGATCCTGCAATTCAGTGGGTTGAGCAATGCGAGAAGCTGAATTTGAAGATTGTTGCGGCTGAGCATCTTCGCGACTCGTTCGTTGGCCTCTATGATGCGAAGGCATCCGCCGTCACCGGCATATCGGCGGTGCAGCGCCGCGTGCTTGAGCGACTCGCCATTGCCAG AACAAATGGAATAACCCAAAGTCAACTATGTAAGGAGTTCGGCATAAAAGCGAACAACATGTTTTATGTACTAAGGAACCTTGAATGCCGAGGGTTGATTGTGAGGCAATCATCTATTGTGAGGACAAAAGAAGCTTGCAGTAAAGGGGAGTCCAAAAATAGTTCGATTGTGAGTACCAATTTGATCCACTTATATCGGTATGGCAAGCATTTGGGCTCTCAACAAAAACTTGAAATTACCAAAGAAGATAAACTTTTGGACTGCCTTGGGAATGGGGATGAAAGGGGTGCAGCTGGAGATGGTGGAACAAGAGGATGTGGAGAAGAGATGCTCATAAAAGATTATCTACCAGCAATGAAAGCCATTTGTGATAAACTTGAAGAAGCCAATGGCAAG gtTCTGGTTGTCCGAGATATTAAACAGGATCTTGGTTATCAAGGTTATCATGGGCACAAATCTTGGAGAAAT ATATGTAGCAGGTTGAAGGATGCTGGTCTAGTGGAGGAGTTTGATGCAGAAGTGAACAAGAAG GTTGTTAGCTGCTTACGGTTGCTGAAGAAGTTTTCTCCTAAGTGTTTTGAGCCAAAAACTCAGGGATCTGGATTAGATGATCCTGATGCAGAACAACTGGTCAAATCTGGAAAAAGAGGTCAAATTACTGATCAACTTGTAGAGCTTCCAATGGAGCATCAAATTTATGATATGATTGATGCTGAAGGACCAAAGGGTTTGACTGTTATTGAG GTGTGCCAGAGGCTTGGAATTAACAGTAAAGCGAACTATAATCGGTTTCTGAATATGTTCTCTAGGTTTGGAATGCATCTGCAGGCAGAAAGCCATAAAAGAGGCATGGCATATCGAGTCTGGACAGCTGGGAACTTCAATCCTGCATCATCTAATGCCTTTCCAGATAAATCCGAAAACATCTTCAATGAAAATGGAGTTTCTAATCCACATGTTGTTGGGTACATGGATTTGCATCAGAAGTCAGCTCAAACCATTCAAGAACTAGATCCTTCAGCTTTGAAAACTGATAGTACAACCCATGGAAAGAcgaaaaatagagaaattgaACCTGAGCCTTCTCAGATTTTCCCTGGGGATGGTGAGTGTAACCAGATGCTTTTTTGTCCAAGCAATCCACAAGAGTTTAACCATGAGAAAAAAGATCCAGTCCCTGATGTGGAAGCTGATTTAGAGAGTAAAGCAATTGAAGCAAATGATGCTCTGCCAGAAACCTCACCCCTTGCTTTGTCAAAGCCTCAGGGACCCCAGCAAGGTTCAAGGCGTCGACATCTTGCTTTGACTGCAATCAGTGCCCAGAAGGAGCAGAGGATACTTGAATGGCTACAG AAGGATAAGTTTCTTTTAAGAGCTGAGATACAGAAGTGGCTTGAAAGTATTGGCAAGGAGAAAGACAGAATGATGGATAGAAAGACTGTTGCTCGTACTTTAAACAAGCTTCAGCAAGAAGGCCACTGTAAATGTATTCAAGTTAGTGTCCCTATTGTCACAAACTGTGGTCGTACTTGTACTAAGGAGGTGATTCTGCACCCATCTGTTCAAAGTTTACCTCCTGAAATATTGGGTCAAATTCATGATAGAATGAGGTCCTTTGACAAGCAAGTTCGTGGCCAAGCAATGTCTCGATTGAATACCAATGGAACAGTTCCTGTACTAAATGATGTTCAGAGAACTCAAAACAATGTAGGTTCGGATGTCCAAGCTATTAGATCAGAAGCTATGCGTGCTAATGGATTCATATTGGCAAAAATGGTCCGTGCCAAGCTTCTTCATAACTTTCTGTGGGCTTACCTCTGTAGCTTACCTGGTTGGGATGATGCTTTGTCATCTGGGAAGAATGGATATGATCTGAAGCATCCTCACAGCAGTTGCAAATTGCTTGCACTAGATGATGCTATTAAGGCCATGCCTCTTGAGCTGTTCTTACAAGTTGTGGGATCTGCTCAAAAATTCGATGACATGATTGAGAAATGTAAAAGTGGTTTGTGTCTCTCTGATCTTCCAGTGCAGGAGTACAAGTGTTTGATGGATACTCAGGCAACTGGGCGACTGTCATGGATTATTGACATTTTACGGCGATTGAAG TTGATTCGGTTGGTATCTGGACATTTAGAAGATGGAGCTGAAGTACAGCGTGCCACCCTTAAACATGCATTGGAGCTTAAGCCTTATATCGAGGAACCATCATTAGTGACACCATCTTTATGTTCGAGTTTTCTTGATCTCCGACCAAAAATCAGACATGATTTTATCCTTTCAAGCAGAGAAGCTGTTGATGTATACTGGAAAACTTTGGAGTATTGTTATGCGGCTGCTGATCCGGCAGCTGCTTTGCATTCTTTCCCTGGATCTGCTGTTCATGAG GTTTTCCTTAGCCGATCATGGTCTTCTTTTCGGGTTATGACAGCTGATCAGCGTGCCAGGCTTCTCAAGCGTATAGTGATGGAAAATCCTGACAAAAAACTTTCATTCAAAGATTGTGAGAAGATAGCAAAGGATCTTAGTCTGACCTTAGAGCAG GTGCTTCGTGTCTACTATGATAAACGGCAACATCGTCTTAATAGATTTCAAGGACTTCTAAATGGAGAAGGGAATGATTCTGAACCACTGAAAAGTAAATCTTCATCTTCTCGAAAACGAAAGAGACCTTCAGAAGCAAGGTCATCAAAgcatatgaaatttaaaatggCGGCTGGAGAGTTGGGCAAGCAGAGGCTTGCCAAGTTATCTGATACTGTCAACCAATTCACAGAAGAGTCAGATCTTGTCATAACTTCTTCAGGAGAGCATGATATTAATTTGCCAGCATATCAGGGCGACGATGATCAGGGAACTGTAGAAGAACTGGGACCAGAAGAAGAACAGGAGGATTGTTCTTCTGTTAGTCAGTTTGCATTTACAAGGATGAAACCAACACGTCAAAGAAGGTTCTTATGGACAGAAAAAGCAGACAG GCAATTGGTGATGCAATATGTGAGACACCGTGCAGCTCTTGGGGCGAAATTTCACCGCATAGATTGGTCTTCACTTCCTGATCTTCCAGGGCCTCCAGGTCCCTGCGGTAAAAGGATGGCATCATTAAAcactaatataaaatttagaaaagctGTGATGAGGCTCTGTAACATGCTTAGCCAGCGGTATGCCAATCATCTGGAGAAAACACCGAACAAGCTACTAAACCTTGATGATTGCAGACAGGTTCGAGGTTCATTAGCAGGTCTTAACAAGAATCTCTCTGTTGGTGTTGAACATGCTGAAGCTTCAAATTCTGAAGGAGAAAGGTGGGATGATTTTGAGGACAAAAATATCAAGATAGCACTTGATGAGGTTATCCAATGCAAGTGGATGTCTAAAGTGGAGTCCTTGAAACAAGTTCGAACTCTGTCTGAGGAGTGGTCAAATTTAAATATGGATGCTGAAGGAAAT GATCCCCACAAAACTAAATTAGTTTCAACTCCTGGTGAAGATGTTCAAACCCATAGGGGAAGACAATGTGGAACTTCTGGTCGAAGATCGAGTCGGCGTTGCCTTCCTCGAAAGTTTATCAAGATTTTGAATGAAAGGATTAGTGTTACTAGGCGAGCACATGAATCATTGGCAGTTTCCAATGCTGTAGAGCTATTTAAGCTAGTCTTCCTGAGCACCTCAACAGCACCAGAGGTGCCAAATTTGCTGGCAGAAACTCTACGGCGTTATTCAGAGCATGATCTTATTTCAGCCTTTAACTACCTGAGGGAGAAGAAAATCATG GTTGGGGGTAATGGAAGCGATCCTTTTGTGCTTTCTCAACAGTTCTTGCAGAGTGTTTCTTCATCTCCATTTCCAACTGATACTGGAAGAAGAGCTGCTAAGTTTGCTAGTTGGCTCCATGAAAGGGAAAAGGATCTTACGGAAGAGGGGATTAACCTTTCTCAAGATTTACAATGTGGGGACATTTTCCATTTGTTTGCTCTAGTTTCTTTAGGAGAACTGTGCCTTTCACCGCGCTTGCCAGATGAAGGTGTTGGAGAAGCTGAGGACTCAAGAACTTCAAAACGTAAAACTGATAGCAATGAATCTTCCAATGTTAATATGATTAAAAAGCTGAAAACTTCACTTGTAACAGAAGGTGAGATTGTTTCACGCCGAGAAAAAGGTTTTCCTGGTATCATGGTATCTGTAAGTCGTGCAACAATGTCAAGAACCAATGTTGTAGACTTGTTTAAGGATGGAAAGATTTGTACTGGTGCACATGATTTTGAGGAGAATGATCAATTGCATGTTACAACTGACAAAAAAATTGACAGCAGTTCCTCTCATTGTGATGATATCAAGGAAATCCTCAATTTTGGTAGCATTGCAACTATTACAGAAGTTCCCAGTAACTCACCATGGGAGGCTATGACGGCCTATGCCCAACATTTGATATCGATACCTCCTGATCAGGGACAAGCGGGTCCCTTGTCTCAAAACCTCTTTAGGACTGTTTATTCTGCCATTAAGAAGGCTGGTGACCAAGGTTTGAGCATGGAAGAAATTTCTGAAGTCATGAAAAACATGCAGG GACAAGAGGTTCCTGAACTCATTGTTGAAGTTCTTCTAGCATTTGGACGAGTTGTAAAG GTTAATGCTTATGAATCTATCCATGTTGTTGATGCATTTTATCGTTCCAAGTATTTCTTGACCTCACCAGCTGGTTTTTCTGAGGATCAACTGTCTCCATCAAAAAAACCCCTAAGGTCAAGTGGTCTCCAGCCAGAGTGTCGAGTACTTGATGATGATAATGCACACACAGAGAGAAGCATTGAGATGGATGATGTGCACAAAGTCACCATTCTGAATATTCCTGAAGAGCTTTCTCAATCCTCAAGTGAAATTCAACTGAGCAACAAGCTTGGAAGCTGTATGGAGGACAAAGATGTCTCTGTAGGAGGGGATAATGAGGATCAAACATTAGAATATTCCTCTGCTGATTCCCATTCATGTAGTCCTATGTTGCCTTGGATAAATGGTGATGGGTCAATCAATAGGATTGTTTACAAGGGACTCACACGCCGTGTTCTTGGTACTGTGATGCAAAATCCTGGGATGTTGGAG GACGATATCATTCGCCAGATGGACATAGTGAATCCTCAG AGCTGTAGAAAACTGCTGGAGTTGTTGATTCTGGATAACCACCTGACTGTGCGGAAGATGCATCAAACTACATCCTGCTCACCCCCCACCTTTCTGGGCGGCCTCCTTGGGAGCAGCTTCACAAAGCCAAAGTCGATTTTCCGGGAACATTATTTTGCTAATCCCCTGAGCGCTTCCTCACTGTAG
- the LOC117922057 gene encoding uncharacterized protein LOC117922057 isoform X2 translates to MCFQICSRLKDAGLVEEFDAEVNKKVVSCLRLLKKFSPKCFEPKTQGSGLDDPDAEQLVKSGKRGQITDQLVELPMEHQIYDMIDAEGPKGLTVIEVCQRLGINSKANYNRFLNMFSRFGMHLQAESHKRGMAYRVWTAGNFNPASSNAFPDKSENIFNENGVSNPHVVGYMDLHQKSAQTIQELDPSALKTDSTTHGKTKNREIEPEPSQIFPGDGECNQMLFCPSNPQEFNHEKKDPVPDVEADLESKAIEANDALPETSPLALSKPQGPQQGSRRRHLALTAISAQKEQRILEWLQKDKFLLRAEIQKWLESIGKEKDRMMDRKTVARTLNKLQQEGHCKCIQVSVPIVTNCGRTCTKEVILHPSVQSLPPEILGQIHDRMRSFDKQVRGQAMSRLNTNGTVPVLNDVQRTQNNVGSDVQAIRSEAMRANGFILAKMVRAKLLHNFLWAYLCSLPGWDDALSSGKNGYDLKHPHSSCKLLALDDAIKAMPLELFLQVVGSAQKFDDMIEKCKSGLCLSDLPVQEYKCLMDTQATGRLSWIIDILRRLKLIRLVSGHLEDGAEVQRATLKHALELKPYIEEPSLVTPSLCSSFLDLRPKIRHDFILSSREAVDVYWKTLEYCYAAADPAAALHSFPGSAVHEVFLSRSWSSFRVMTADQRARLLKRIVMENPDKKLSFKDCEKIAKDLSLTLEQVLRVYYDKRQHRLNRFQGLLNGEGNDSEPLKSKSSSSRKRKRPSEARSSKHMKFKMAAGELGKQRLAKLSDTVNQFTEESDLVITSSGEHDINLPAYQGDDDQGTVEELGPEEEQEDCSSVSQFAFTRMKPTRQRRFLWTEKADRQLVMQYVRHRAALGAKFHRIDWSSLPDLPGPPGPCGKRMASLNTNIKFRKAVMRLCNMLSQRYANHLEKTPNKLLNLDDCRQVRGSLAGLNKNLSVGVEHAEASNSEGERWDDFEDKNIKIALDEVIQCKWMSKVESLKQVRTLSEEWSNLNMDAEGNDPHKTKLVSTPGEDVQTHRGRQCGTSGRRSSRRCLPRKFIKILNERISVTRRAHESLAVSNAVELFKLVFLSTSTAPEVPNLLAETLRRYSEHDLISAFNYLREKKIMVGGNGSDPFVLSQQFLQSVSSSPFPTDTGRRAAKFASWLHEREKDLTEEGINLSQDLQCGDIFHLFALVSLGELCLSPRLPDEGVGEAEDSRTSKRKTDSNESSNVNMIKKLKTSLVTEGEIVSRREKGFPGIMVSVSRATMSRTNVVDLFKDGKICTGAHDFEENDQLHVTTDKKIDSSSSHCDDIKEILNFGSIATITEVPSNSPWEAMTAYAQHLISIPPDQGQAGPLSQNLFRTVYSAIKKAGDQGLSMEEISEVMKNMQGQEVPELIVEVLLAFGRVVKVNAYESIHVVDAFYRSKYFLTSPAGFSEDQLSPSKKPLRSSGLQPECRVLDDDNAHTERSIEMDDVHKVTILNIPEELSQSSSEIQLSNKLGSCMEDKDVSVGGDNEDQTLEYSSADSHSCSPMLPWINGDGSINRIVYKGLTRRVLGTVMQNPGMLEDDIIRQMDIVNPQSCRKLLELLILDNHLTVRKMHQTTSCSPPTFLGGLLGSSFTKPKSIFREHYFANPLSASSL, encoded by the exons ATGTGCTTCCAGATATGTAGCAGGTTGAAGGATGCTGGTCTAGTGGAGGAGTTTGATGCAGAAGTGAACAAGAAG GTTGTTAGCTGCTTACGGTTGCTGAAGAAGTTTTCTCCTAAGTGTTTTGAGCCAAAAACTCAGGGATCTGGATTAGATGATCCTGATGCAGAACAACTGGTCAAATCTGGAAAAAGAGGTCAAATTACTGATCAACTTGTAGAGCTTCCAATGGAGCATCAAATTTATGATATGATTGATGCTGAAGGACCAAAGGGTTTGACTGTTATTGAG GTGTGCCAGAGGCTTGGAATTAACAGTAAAGCGAACTATAATCGGTTTCTGAATATGTTCTCTAGGTTTGGAATGCATCTGCAGGCAGAAAGCCATAAAAGAGGCATGGCATATCGAGTCTGGACAGCTGGGAACTTCAATCCTGCATCATCTAATGCCTTTCCAGATAAATCCGAAAACATCTTCAATGAAAATGGAGTTTCTAATCCACATGTTGTTGGGTACATGGATTTGCATCAGAAGTCAGCTCAAACCATTCAAGAACTAGATCCTTCAGCTTTGAAAACTGATAGTACAACCCATGGAAAGAcgaaaaatagagaaattgaACCTGAGCCTTCTCAGATTTTCCCTGGGGATGGTGAGTGTAACCAGATGCTTTTTTGTCCAAGCAATCCACAAGAGTTTAACCATGAGAAAAAAGATCCAGTCCCTGATGTGGAAGCTGATTTAGAGAGTAAAGCAATTGAAGCAAATGATGCTCTGCCAGAAACCTCACCCCTTGCTTTGTCAAAGCCTCAGGGACCCCAGCAAGGTTCAAGGCGTCGACATCTTGCTTTGACTGCAATCAGTGCCCAGAAGGAGCAGAGGATACTTGAATGGCTACAG AAGGATAAGTTTCTTTTAAGAGCTGAGATACAGAAGTGGCTTGAAAGTATTGGCAAGGAGAAAGACAGAATGATGGATAGAAAGACTGTTGCTCGTACTTTAAACAAGCTTCAGCAAGAAGGCCACTGTAAATGTATTCAAGTTAGTGTCCCTATTGTCACAAACTGTGGTCGTACTTGTACTAAGGAGGTGATTCTGCACCCATCTGTTCAAAGTTTACCTCCTGAAATATTGGGTCAAATTCATGATAGAATGAGGTCCTTTGACAAGCAAGTTCGTGGCCAAGCAATGTCTCGATTGAATACCAATGGAACAGTTCCTGTACTAAATGATGTTCAGAGAACTCAAAACAATGTAGGTTCGGATGTCCAAGCTATTAGATCAGAAGCTATGCGTGCTAATGGATTCATATTGGCAAAAATGGTCCGTGCCAAGCTTCTTCATAACTTTCTGTGGGCTTACCTCTGTAGCTTACCTGGTTGGGATGATGCTTTGTCATCTGGGAAGAATGGATATGATCTGAAGCATCCTCACAGCAGTTGCAAATTGCTTGCACTAGATGATGCTATTAAGGCCATGCCTCTTGAGCTGTTCTTACAAGTTGTGGGATCTGCTCAAAAATTCGATGACATGATTGAGAAATGTAAAAGTGGTTTGTGTCTCTCTGATCTTCCAGTGCAGGAGTACAAGTGTTTGATGGATACTCAGGCAACTGGGCGACTGTCATGGATTATTGACATTTTACGGCGATTGAAG TTGATTCGGTTGGTATCTGGACATTTAGAAGATGGAGCTGAAGTACAGCGTGCCACCCTTAAACATGCATTGGAGCTTAAGCCTTATATCGAGGAACCATCATTAGTGACACCATCTTTATGTTCGAGTTTTCTTGATCTCCGACCAAAAATCAGACATGATTTTATCCTTTCAAGCAGAGAAGCTGTTGATGTATACTGGAAAACTTTGGAGTATTGTTATGCGGCTGCTGATCCGGCAGCTGCTTTGCATTCTTTCCCTGGATCTGCTGTTCATGAG GTTTTCCTTAGCCGATCATGGTCTTCTTTTCGGGTTATGACAGCTGATCAGCGTGCCAGGCTTCTCAAGCGTATAGTGATGGAAAATCCTGACAAAAAACTTTCATTCAAAGATTGTGAGAAGATAGCAAAGGATCTTAGTCTGACCTTAGAGCAG GTGCTTCGTGTCTACTATGATAAACGGCAACATCGTCTTAATAGATTTCAAGGACTTCTAAATGGAGAAGGGAATGATTCTGAACCACTGAAAAGTAAATCTTCATCTTCTCGAAAACGAAAGAGACCTTCAGAAGCAAGGTCATCAAAgcatatgaaatttaaaatggCGGCTGGAGAGTTGGGCAAGCAGAGGCTTGCCAAGTTATCTGATACTGTCAACCAATTCACAGAAGAGTCAGATCTTGTCATAACTTCTTCAGGAGAGCATGATATTAATTTGCCAGCATATCAGGGCGACGATGATCAGGGAACTGTAGAAGAACTGGGACCAGAAGAAGAACAGGAGGATTGTTCTTCTGTTAGTCAGTTTGCATTTACAAGGATGAAACCAACACGTCAAAGAAGGTTCTTATGGACAGAAAAAGCAGACAG GCAATTGGTGATGCAATATGTGAGACACCGTGCAGCTCTTGGGGCGAAATTTCACCGCATAGATTGGTCTTCACTTCCTGATCTTCCAGGGCCTCCAGGTCCCTGCGGTAAAAGGATGGCATCATTAAAcactaatataaaatttagaaaagctGTGATGAGGCTCTGTAACATGCTTAGCCAGCGGTATGCCAATCATCTGGAGAAAACACCGAACAAGCTACTAAACCTTGATGATTGCAGACAGGTTCGAGGTTCATTAGCAGGTCTTAACAAGAATCTCTCTGTTGGTGTTGAACATGCTGAAGCTTCAAATTCTGAAGGAGAAAGGTGGGATGATTTTGAGGACAAAAATATCAAGATAGCACTTGATGAGGTTATCCAATGCAAGTGGATGTCTAAAGTGGAGTCCTTGAAACAAGTTCGAACTCTGTCTGAGGAGTGGTCAAATTTAAATATGGATGCTGAAGGAAAT GATCCCCACAAAACTAAATTAGTTTCAACTCCTGGTGAAGATGTTCAAACCCATAGGGGAAGACAATGTGGAACTTCTGGTCGAAGATCGAGTCGGCGTTGCCTTCCTCGAAAGTTTATCAAGATTTTGAATGAAAGGATTAGTGTTACTAGGCGAGCACATGAATCATTGGCAGTTTCCAATGCTGTAGAGCTATTTAAGCTAGTCTTCCTGAGCACCTCAACAGCACCAGAGGTGCCAAATTTGCTGGCAGAAACTCTACGGCGTTATTCAGAGCATGATCTTATTTCAGCCTTTAACTACCTGAGGGAGAAGAAAATCATG GTTGGGGGTAATGGAAGCGATCCTTTTGTGCTTTCTCAACAGTTCTTGCAGAGTGTTTCTTCATCTCCATTTCCAACTGATACTGGAAGAAGAGCTGCTAAGTTTGCTAGTTGGCTCCATGAAAGGGAAAAGGATCTTACGGAAGAGGGGATTAACCTTTCTCAAGATTTACAATGTGGGGACATTTTCCATTTGTTTGCTCTAGTTTCTTTAGGAGAACTGTGCCTTTCACCGCGCTTGCCAGATGAAGGTGTTGGAGAAGCTGAGGACTCAAGAACTTCAAAACGTAAAACTGATAGCAATGAATCTTCCAATGTTAATATGATTAAAAAGCTGAAAACTTCACTTGTAACAGAAGGTGAGATTGTTTCACGCCGAGAAAAAGGTTTTCCTGGTATCATGGTATCTGTAAGTCGTGCAACAATGTCAAGAACCAATGTTGTAGACTTGTTTAAGGATGGAAAGATTTGTACTGGTGCACATGATTTTGAGGAGAATGATCAATTGCATGTTACAACTGACAAAAAAATTGACAGCAGTTCCTCTCATTGTGATGATATCAAGGAAATCCTCAATTTTGGTAGCATTGCAACTATTACAGAAGTTCCCAGTAACTCACCATGGGAGGCTATGACGGCCTATGCCCAACATTTGATATCGATACCTCCTGATCAGGGACAAGCGGGTCCCTTGTCTCAAAACCTCTTTAGGACTGTTTATTCTGCCATTAAGAAGGCTGGTGACCAAGGTTTGAGCATGGAAGAAATTTCTGAAGTCATGAAAAACATGCAGG GACAAGAGGTTCCTGAACTCATTGTTGAAGTTCTTCTAGCATTTGGACGAGTTGTAAAG GTTAATGCTTATGAATCTATCCATGTTGTTGATGCATTTTATCGTTCCAAGTATTTCTTGACCTCACCAGCTGGTTTTTCTGAGGATCAACTGTCTCCATCAAAAAAACCCCTAAGGTCAAGTGGTCTCCAGCCAGAGTGTCGAGTACTTGATGATGATAATGCACACACAGAGAGAAGCATTGAGATGGATGATGTGCACAAAGTCACCATTCTGAATATTCCTGAAGAGCTTTCTCAATCCTCAAGTGAAATTCAACTGAGCAACAAGCTTGGAAGCTGTATGGAGGACAAAGATGTCTCTGTAGGAGGGGATAATGAGGATCAAACATTAGAATATTCCTCTGCTGATTCCCATTCATGTAGTCCTATGTTGCCTTGGATAAATGGTGATGGGTCAATCAATAGGATTGTTTACAAGGGACTCACACGCCGTGTTCTTGGTACTGTGATGCAAAATCCTGGGATGTTGGAG GACGATATCATTCGCCAGATGGACATAGTGAATCCTCAG AGCTGTAGAAAACTGCTGGAGTTGTTGATTCTGGATAACCACCTGACTGTGCGGAAGATGCATCAAACTACATCCTGCTCACCCCCCACCTTTCTGGGCGGCCTCCTTGGGAGCAGCTTCACAAAGCCAAAGTCGATTTTCCGGGAACATTATTTTGCTAATCCCCTGAGCGCTTCCTCACTGTAG